From Meles meles chromosome 5, mMelMel3.1 paternal haplotype, whole genome shotgun sequence, one genomic window encodes:
- the SESN1 gene encoding sestrin-1 isoform X2 gives MRLATTANEAYTASLAVSELLGCKQCGGGRGQDEELGIRIPRPLGQGPSRFIPEKEILQVGSEDAQMHTLFADSFAALGRLDNITLVMVFHPQYLESFLKTQHYLLQMDGPLPLHYRHYIGIMAAARHQCSYLVNLHVNDFLHVGGDPKWLNGLENAPQKLQNLGELNKVLAHRPWLITKEHIEGLLKAEEHSWSLAELVHAVVLLTHYHSLASFTFGCGISPEIHCDGGHTFRPPSVSNYCICDITNGNHSVDEMQVNSAGNVSVSDSFFEVEALMEKMRQLQECRDEEEASQEEMASRFEIEKRESMFVFSSDDEEVTPARDVSRHFEDTSYGYKDFSRHGMHVPTFRVQDYCWEDHGYSLVNRLYPDVGQLIDEKFHIAYNLTYNTMAMHKDVDTSMLRRAIWNYIHCMFGIRYDDYDYGEINQLLDRSFKVYIKTVVCTPEKVTKRMYDSFWRQFKHSEKVHVNLLLIEARMQAELLYALRAITRYMT, from the exons ATGCGCCTGGCCACCACAGCGAACGAGGCGTACACGGCCTCACTGGCCGTCTCGGAGCTGCTGGGCTGCAAGCAGTGCGGCGGGGGCCGCGGCCAGGACGAG gaaCTTGGAATTAGAATTCCTCGACCACTAGGACAAGGACCAAGCAGATTCATCCCAGAAAAGGAG ATTCTCCAAGTGGGAAGTGAAGACGCACAGATGCATACTTTATTTGCAGATTCTTTTGCTGCTTTGGGTCGTTTGGATAACATTACATTAGTGATGGTTTTTCACCCACAATATCTAGAAAGTTTCCTAAAAACTCAACACTATCTACTGCAAATGGATGGGCCATTACCCCTACATTATCGGCACTACATTGGAATAATG gCTGCAGCACGACACCAGTGTTCCTACTTAGTGAACCTCCATGTAAATGATTTCCTTCATGTTGGTGGGGACCCCAAGTGGCTTAATGGTTTAGAGAATGCTCCTCAAAAACTACAAAATTTAGGAGAACTTAACAAAGTGTTAGCACATAGACCTTGGCTTATTACCAAAGAACATATTGAG ggaCTTTTAAAAGCTGAAGAGCACAGCTGGTCCCTTGCAGAACTGGTACATGCAGTAGTTCTCCTCACACACTATCATTCTCTTGCCTCATTCACATTTGGCTGTGGAATCAGTCCAGAAATTCACTGTGACGGTGGCCACACATTCAGACCTCCTTCGGTTAGTAACTACTGCATCTGTGACATTACAAATGGCAATCACAGTGTGGATGAGATGCAGGTCAACTCGGCAGGAAATGTTTCG GTAAGTGATTCCTTCTTTGAGGTTGAAGCCCTCATGGAAAAGATGAGGCAGTTACAAGAATGTCGAGATGAAGAAGAGGCAAGTCAGGAAGAGATGGCTTCAcgttttgaaatagaaaaaagagagagcatgtttGTCTTCTCTTCAG aTGATGAAGAAGTCACACCAGCAAGAGATGTGTCTCGTCACTTTGAGGATACTAGTTACGGCTATAAGGATTTCTCTAGACATGGGATGCATGTGCCAACATTTCGAGTTCAG GACTATTGCTGGGAAGACCATGGTTATTCTTTGGTAAATCGCCTTTATCCAGATGTGGGACAGTTGATTGATGAAAAATTTCACATTGCTTACAATCTTACTTATAATACAATGGCAATGCACAAAGATGTCGATACCTCAATGCTTAGACGAGCTATTTGGAACTATATTCACTGCATGTTTGGAATAAG ATATGATGACTATGACTATGGTGAAATTAACCAGCTATTGGACCGTAGCTTTAAAGTTTATATCAAAACTGTTGTTTGCACTCCCGAAAAAGTTACCAAAAGAATGTATGATAGCTTCTGGAGGCAGTTTAAGCACTCTGAGAAG gtTCATGTTAATCTGCTTCTTATAGAAGCTAGGATGCAAGCAGAACTCCTCTACGCTCTGAGAGCCATTACCCGCTATATGACCTGA